DNA from Acanthochromis polyacanthus isolate Apoly-LR-REF ecotype Palm Island chromosome 7, KAUST_Apoly_ChrSc, whole genome shotgun sequence:
ATATCCGGAGGATTAACCGATACACGGCACCGATAGCAGGAGGATTAGGCCTACAGGGTAATGGAGAGCAGCAGGATTAGCTGAAGAGGTGGTGGGAGGTTAAAGAGAGAGGGCCGGGGTTAGGGGGGATCGGGCTAATAGCTGGTGAGAGGTGAAGGTTTAATAAGAGGATCCAGTGCAGAAAAACACCTCAGCAGCTCTTTGGtctctttaaaccatttctgatGGAAAACTGATCTCCAAGCctcagttctcttcagactgcatcaggtcaTCCTCCAGGATTTCATTTACCCTCTATCTCTACTTGCCATCCAGGACCTGCAgctgaggaacatcatgatgctgccaccaccatgctttacagtgGGGATTGCGcatttgtgatgatgttcagtctTTGATGGAcgtaaagctccatcctggtctcctcagaccaaagaaccttcttccaggtgtcttcagagtctccatgtcttctgctgaactctagtccagatttaattggagctttttccatcagtgtctttctctttgtctccataaagctctgactggtgaagaacagacaacagttgttgatgaacagtctgaagctggaagtccttcagaggagtcatagagtcttggtggcctccctctctagtctctcaggtcttgaggacgtcctgctctagtcagatcCATTCATGTTCcgtcttccttccatttcttcatgatggatttaactggactccaggagatcttcaggaactttaaatgttcttgtatcattCTGATTGATGCTTTTCAACAAGCTTTCCTCAGAGTTTCtcagtgttcttttgtcttcatgtttttttttgtttgctttttttttagaaggATTCGGTTCAAAtgctttcttttaaaataatttttaattgagacatgtagaataaagtgatttgttGAAACATTGTGATTTTAAGTTTAGGTTTTAGTTCAGACAACAGGATAAAGGGTTCAGAGTTAAACCTGAAAACAGTTTAAACTGGTGAGTTGATGAAAACGTGACCTCCTGTAGACGCGTCGCAAATAGAGAAATTATCTACAGAGCACACAGTCATTGTATctgactgtaaacatgtttatgtcTGCTGTAAATTCAACCCATTAACGTGGAGCTTTATGGACTCAGTTTTAGAGCCTCGTGTGGATGTTTGAAGCCCTTCAGGTCCCAGCCTGGTATCCAGGTCTGATGCTGCAGTCTGATGAAGACGGTAATTTGTCCTGAACACGCTGTAGGTCAGAGTGAGGATGAATGTTGGCTGATTTGTGGACATGTGAGCGTGTGTCAAATAGACACGTCTAAAAACAGAGCGTCTCATTACAAGAAATACCAGACCGGACCGAGCCCGCTAAAGGTCTCACACATGATGATGGTCGCTAACGAGCGGAAACAGCAGCCGGACCGTAACCTGAACTCAACTCGGCCCGAATAAATGAAGCACACAACACTCCGGCGGCAGCATTACATCAgcccttttattgctttatctCCCCAGAGAAATGAGAGCTTCTCTGGTGGAATCTCAGCGACGGGTCAccggttctggttctgatccaCGGCAGCCTCAACTCAACACAGAGGGCTGCTTCTGTTCACACTGTTCATCGTTTCACAGCAGAAATAGATCAGCAAGGAAACACTCAGGCCCCAAAATCTGAGAGAATTTAGCTATtgatcagttttttttcagttggtGCCTCCAGCAGTGGAGATGAACAGCTTATTAAATATAATACGCCTTATTAGTGATCAGAGTTCTGCCTTCATATTAGGAATATTTCTGAAGTTCCAGGTTCTTGAAGTCCATAGAAGTGGGTCAAGATTCATCacattttaatggacttttaaaaataactgtaTTAGAAAATAGTTTCTCCATAGAATGAATCCTGTCCATAGATAATTCTGGTTTCTTCGTCCATCATCTATAATAGTTCTGACTGACCACCTACCAGCATGCTGGTATGATccttaaagtttacccagaatgcacttttttaaagctttctgATGAATGGAGTatagtggaggcagcatcatggtgtgatgcacgggtttgtttttgtcattttagtccattttcaagtcatttttgatgattttgacccaattttgttgttttattgttaaatTTCTGAAAGATTCCAGGTATTCTGGAaagtttctttgtcatttttgcaggtTTTGTCATTGTGAGAAGATTTTGAGAAAATTTGGATAAGTTGGAGGTATTTCAGTAGTTTTAGCTCATTGTGGACGAACAAAATTTCAAGGTCCTGGAAtgtgagactaaacttaaagactggaagcaggaaaagagAACTTCCcttggagaaagttctggagcagACCCAccgacaactgtagaaagttctagagcagacctaccgacacctggagaaagttctagagtagacctaccgacacctggagaaagttcagGAGCAGACCTACCggcaactggagaaagttctagagtagacctaccgacaactggagaaagttctagagtagacctaccgacaactggagaaggttctagagcagacctaccgtcaactggagaaagttctagagtagacctaccgacaactggagaaagttctagagtagacctaccgacaactggagaaggttctagagcagacctaccgtcaactggagaaagttctagagtagacctaccgacaactggagaaagttctagagtagacctaccgacaactggagaaagttctagagcagacctaccgacaactggagaaagttctagagtagacctaccgacaactggagaaggttctagagcagacctaccgacaactggagaaagttctagagcagacctaccgacaagtggagaaagttctagagtagacctaccgacaactggagaaagttctagagcagacctaccgacaagtGGAGAaggttctagagcagacctaccgacaactggagaaagttcaagagtagacctaccgtcaactggagaaagttctagagcagacctaccgtcaactggagaaagttctagagtagacctaccgacaactggagaaggttctagagtagacctaccgacaactggagaaagttctagagcagacctaccgacaactggagaaggttctagagcagacctaccgacaactggagaaagttctagagcagacctaccgacaactggagaaagttctagagtagacctaccaacaactggagaaagttctagagtagacctaccgacaactggagaaagttctagagtagacctaccgacaactaaTGTATGTCTACTCTAGAACATTCTCCAGGGGACATTCTCCTCTATGGACATCAAgaacctggaactctggaaatattcccagtcagtgatcattgataaagttactggagatgaagaaccagatgttctaaGGAAGTCAGGAAGGAACTTTTGTCCTATTTCGTTAATTTTTCgtgcagaattttattttttgttgcaatttcacctgttttaGTGGcagttttggtcctttttgtggtgattttggatgtttttcctggcatttttgaaaatttcatggtagttttggctcttttaaggtgattttgtgcctttttgtggtaattttggtcgtttttgtggttattttactTGTTTATTGTGCAAATTTGAGGTTTTTGTCACATATCCACTacttttgtggtagttttggtccTTTTCGTGgtaaatttggtcatttttgcggTAATTATCcagctttttaaatttatttcagttgcattttttttcagaactcagatgtttctcctcctaaatgtcatggttctatctgctggactgatgaagttctgaggctcagaaatgatggaaaagtccattaaaaagtgatcaaaccttcatgttttcaggccttagataataataaatgtgtttacTGACTTGTTGAGGGCGCTTTGGTTCATCCTCTGCTCTTCACTGTCCTCATGTCGACTCTGAGTGTCGATTCTTTTCTCCCAGAACGTCTTGATGTGAAGCCGGTCGTGGATCAGAGCCAGATTCATCTGAAAGAACAACAGCAGTCTGATTCCTCCTGAGGTTCACAGCTGATCACCTGTTCATAAAGACATTAAAGACTCACAtctggcagaaaaaaaactggaaaacaacagaaataaatatgATAATTATCTGATTCTACAGTCacacagtaaaagaaaaaaacattcattaaaataCAGATGCTGCTTcacatattaatattttcatctttaaaatgactttaatttgtgcttaaatttaatattaattGTTCTGTAAGTGAAACATTAATTTAATATCAGATGTgataaaaatcagttttaaggCAGCTTCTTGTAgttaaacatgttttcattttagcttCTTCATATTTTGACTCCATTTGATTTTTCACTGCTGCAGTtaatcaaacaaacaatcaaTCATTGATTATCAGAAATAAGGTGTCTAGACAGGGTtctgcagcagagagcagatCCTCTGTCACTGgatcaataataaaataaaatgggatTAATGGACTGAAGTCTGCTGGGTTTAATATGCACACAGTTAAtacataaagaaataaataacaatcataatattaataataataaagacagATTAATGCACTGAAGTCTGCACAGTTTAGTTGTTCTGTTTGTGAATCGATCAGTtcataaataataaatcctgtaaataatgtccacatcaacaatttgcatttaaaaataaataataataataataataataataaatattcttTTTCAGTGTGTGACCAGAAATCAGCTTCCTgcttaactgtatttaaatcagctgtttaatctgatttcattattatttaatttatttgaaagaaacatgaaatacTGAAAGGatggaaaaataataaaaatgtttgtttttttacagattttctgtttagttaaatGTTAGATCACATCcagcaaaatgacagaaaactgtaaaaatatatgtttaaaaaaaaacaggaaaaagtgaATTTTGTCCACAGAAATAATCTGTATTTCAaataaatcttctttttttttggtatgtGACCACAAAGCAGCTTCTTACTCAActatatttaaatataaaaaatattgtaatttacttgtttttttcttcttttactgtGTGACTAGAATCAGATAAATATCACATTTATTGATATAATTCTGTTATTTAACTGGTTTTCAGTATTAAATGCATGTAATTTTTAACGTATTtatgaatgtatttttacagagtTTCTGTTCTAGTGAACTGGAGTTAAACATCAGATTGAATCTAATCGATCAGTCcgatcaataatcaatacagGCGATCAGGAGAAAcattaaagaacaaaacaaaccttCAGTGGACTCCAGCTGGTCCTCCGTCAGTCtacaggaaaataaaacctCCCATCTGTTTCTGTCTGCGACTCGCTCACCCTGATTACCTCACCCTCTGCTGCCTCACCCTCTGCTGTCTCACCCTCTGCTGTCTCACCCTCTGCTGCCTCACCCTCTGCTGCCTCACCCTCTGCTGTCTCACCCTCTGCTGTCTCACCCTCTGCTGTCTCACCCTCTGCTGCCTCACCCTCTGCTGCCTCACCCTCTGCTGCCTCACCCTCTGCTGCCTCACCCTCTATCAtgctgtcctgtctgtctccatTGATACGATGTTGTTAGTAGTTGTTATCGTGTTCCCAGATTAGTCAATGCTGGTAGTTTAATAACCGTGTTTGGTTACATGTAGGTCcagtctctgctgctttgttCTTCACATTCTGGTCCCTAAACTAGATTCCAGCTGCCTTCTTTTCCACAATTcttttttcattaaatcattTCTCTGATCAGtcctgaagctcttcttgacTGTGCATCAAGCAGAGCTTCACATCCAGCTTTGTTCCAGTAATCTGAAGTCTTTCTCTGGTTGAACATCAGTTCCATCATGTAATAAGTCTGCAGAAACATTTATCAGTACATGTGAGCGCACGCTTTCCTGACACTTCATTCTATGATGTTCTCTGTCTGGATGGAAATCACAACTTTTTCAAAAGCAGTTTGGTTTGATGAAGGTTCATTCTGGAGCTACAActaataattattgttttctggATGAATCGATCAGCTGTTTGGTCTCCACAATAAAATAGTAAAGAAAGTAGATCAGTGTTTCTTCAGATGTCTggttttgtccaaagatattcagtttgctgtcacagagcaaagaaaccagaaaatattcacagaatTTAGAGTTTTGATTAAAGCGTAGTCAAACTGATCAATGGTTAGAACtgatttaataataattaaataatcgTTGTAACTCTTGACTAAACAAGACGTCTGAAGACGTTTTCAGTTTGTAGGAGATTTCTGTGGACATTCTCTTCAAGGTTTCTggtattaaacagacaaaatggtTCATAAATATTATTGGTGATAAAAAATGTTGCCCAGGTTGTGAAATctgaaaaactattttattttaatttgatgttaGTCTGTCATGCTGCTGtagcttgttgttgtttttaaactcATGTTGTTATTAACTGTTGGACATTTAAATCCAGGTTTATGTGTAAAAACACAAGGGGGTATAAAGTGGAGCAGGAGGCATCAACCAGCCCAGACTAGGTTCTACCTCGGGGGGTATTTGGGCCCAGAACAGACTAAAGCTGGATACAGTTTGATGAGGTTCATCTGATCTGATTCAACAGCTTGAATAAGCAGACAAAGATATTTGAGATGCAGATGAGACTTTATTGAATCAGAGAAAGTCAGAATGAAGAGAAACAGAATCAATGAAGAACACACAGGTTGACTGATTCTACATGTTTGAGGGATAAAACTTGTGAGATCACAGTGATTGAACACATTTCATGGTTTCATCACAGGAGAAAAACTTAGAGATTCAACAGAGATATTTTGGATTCTCTGGTTTGTGCTCAGTGAGCATGCTCAGctctgttgtcatggtgacttcAGTCACGGAAACACAGGAACAGCTTCACTGGAGAAGTGTTTCCTTCATTGAGACTTTTTTGGATGACCTTCCAACCCTCCCAAGCTTCAACGATGGGGATGACACTGACACTGACGTCCTTGATGGGGTAGCAGGTGCAGTCGTCTTTCTTGGACCACAGGAACACCGAGTTTCCTCCGGTCCCCTGGTTCAGATCGATGTTCACCAGCTTGTAATCTTGGAACATAAAGTCGTAATACTCGTCGTCATTGATGGAGACCTGCAGGTCTTTGATGGCCTCCTCAGGCTTCGTGGTCTGACGGTACCAGAGGGCGATGTAGTCCCCTCCTGCTAATAAATTGGTGTCTAGCCATGCTAGGGTGTAACCGTTGTACCAGTAGTAGAACGTTCCTTGCCAGTTGATGGTGGCGGCGATGTCAGAGATGTAGGTTGCCTTCTCTCTCTTCACTGACAGGAAGATCTGAGATCCTCCAGCATCCTGGTTCAGATCACAGGCCAGTATCTCATGGTCAGATTTAAACTTCTGGGCTTCATGGACTGTGGAGACGTCCAGGTTCACGATGGGAACATGGTCCTCTGAGGAACCCTTGAAGAACCACAGATAGAGGTCTTTACCTCCTGCTCCGGTGTTGAGGTTTTTGGGGATCTTCTGGTACCCTGCCTTGTTCAGGCCCTTACTCATGTCATCATTGAAGGACAACTGGATCCTGGTGATGGCTCCAGAGTCGCCTCTCTTGTACCAGATGTAGATGTTTTTGCCTCCAGCTCCTTTGTTCAGATCTACATTCATTTTGCTGAAGCCTTGAGCACGGAGCTGACTCTCATCAGTCTCATTCAGAGACACTTGGAGGTCGGTGATGTACTTGGACATGTTGTCTTCCTGCAGCAAATAAACAGACAGGATTCATGAGTGAATGCAGTCATTTCACATGTTATTACTTCACATTTCATGTAGAACAGCTGACTTCTTCAGGCCATAATAACAGCAATAGGGACCCTTCCATGAAAAACCAATCATCTGATTCTTTATCTACAGGAACTTTAATGAAGCaaagttttacatccatccaggagTCACAGTCTGAAGAAGAATTCTGATTCTTGTTCAGCTTCATTTCTTGTAGAAGCAGCTTTGAGCGTTTCACAGCTACTGTGTAAACTCCATTAGGAAGTGTTAGAATGTGACTGTAGTAGAAAATGATTGTGTCTCTGAAGGAACGGTGCTTCTAAGATGATCCTGC
Protein-coding regions in this window:
- the LOC127534708 gene encoding uncharacterized protein LOC127534708 isoform X2; its protein translation is MSKYITDLQVSLNETDESQLRAQGFSKMNVDLNKGAGGKNIYIWYKRGDSGAITRIQLSFNDDMSKGLNKAGYQKIPKNLNTGAGGKDLYLWFFKGSSEDHVPIVNLDVSTVHEAQKFKSDHEILACDLNQDAGGSQIFLSVKREKATYISDIAATINWQGTFYYWYNGYTLAWLDTNLLAGGDYIALWYRQTTKPEEAIKDLQVSINDDEYYDFMFQDYKLVNIDLNQGTGGNSVFLWSKKDDCTCYPIKDVSVSVIPIVEAWEGWKVIQKSLNEGNTSPVKLFLCFRD
- the LOC127534708 gene encoding uncharacterized protein LOC127534708 isoform X1 is translated as MEDNMSKYITDLQVSLNETDESQLRAQGFSKMNVDLNKGAGGKNIYIWYKRGDSGAITRIQLSFNDDMSKGLNKAGYQKIPKNLNTGAGGKDLYLWFFKGSSEDHVPIVNLDVSTVHEAQKFKSDHEILACDLNQDAGGSQIFLSVKREKATYISDIAATINWQGTFYYWYNGYTLAWLDTNLLAGGDYIALWYRQTTKPEEAIKDLQVSINDDEYYDFMFQDYKLVNIDLNQGTGGNSVFLWSKKDDCTCYPIKDVSVSVIPIVEAWEGWKVIQKSLNEGNTSPVKLFLCFRD
- the LOC110963338 gene encoding protein FAM240C, which gives rise to MNLALIHDRLHIKTFWEKRIDTQSRHEDSEEQRMNQSALNKSAAGEWLVRLESRTKHLKNLNDNFMRKVKTEKSANQS